The Desulfatirhabdium butyrativorans DSM 18734 DNA segment GATTCCTCGGATCCCCTACCATCTGGAGCTTTGAGGTTCTCAACCAGACCTATGCAATCCATTTCATGATTGTCGCCGGTTTCGGCCTGAAATACGGATCGCATGTTTCTGTGGACCTCTTTACCTATAAAATGGCCCCCAAGAAACGGGCGTATGTGGAAATCCTCGGTTATCTCCTTTTTTTCTTTCCGTTTTGTATCGTCTGTATTCTTCAGGGATATCGTTTCGCCGCCACCTCATGGGCGATGTGGGAGCATTCGTGGAGCGTATTTTCGCCGCCGCTTTACCCGATCAAAACCGTCATACTGATTACGTTTTTGCTGATTTTGGTCCAGGGGATTGCGGAAGTTATCAAAAAGATATTCATCATCAAGGGGTTGAGCTATGATTGACCTGAGTCCCGAGTGGATTACCATTCTGATGTTCGGTGGCCTGCTGATCGGTCTTTTCATGGGGCATCCCCTGGCATTCGTTCTTGGCGGGCTGGCGGTGATCTTTGGCTGGATCGGATGGGGTCCCTCGATCTTCTATCTGTTCATGAACCGTATCTGGGGAACGATGGACAATTATGTGCTGCTGGCCATTCCGTTGTTTATCTTCATGGCGCAGTTTCTGGATACATCCGGTGTAGCCGAGGACCTTTTTGTTGCGTTGCGCTATTTGCTGGGGCCCATTCGCGGCGGGATAGGGCTGACGGTGGTGGTGGTATCGACGATTTTTGCGGCATGTACCGGGATCATCGGTGCTTCGGTGGTTACCATGGGTCTGCTTGGCCTGCCGATGATGCTGCGTTACGGGTATCAAAAAGAGTTATCCTGCGGGGCAATCTGTGCGGCAGGCACTCTGGGCATTCTGATCCCGCCCAGTATCATGCTGGTGCTGATGGCCAGCGAGGCGACGCTTTCTGTCGGAAAACTCTTTGCCGGAGCCGTGATTCCGGGCCTGATTCTGGCATCGATGTATCTGGGATATATTGCCATTCGCTGTTTCATCAATCCAACCCTCGGTCCGCCCATGTCCAAGGCGGAAAGGGGGCAGGTCACCAACACACAGATTTTCTGGATGGTCATGAAATCGCTGGTTCCCCCGATGATCTTGATTTTCGGTGTGCTGGGCTCTTTGTTCACCGGTATTGCGACACCGACCGAAGCTTCTGGGGTTGGGGCATTTCTGGCCTTTTTGATGGTCATCGCCTACCGCAAATTCACCTGGAAGGGACTTCGAGAGGCTGTGATCAAGACCGCGAAGACCAACACGATGGTGATATTTCTGCTCTGCGGCGCCACCTGTTTTACAGGGGTGTTTCTGGGAATCGGAGGAGGGGATGTCGTCACCGACTTTGTCCTCGGATTGGGCCTGGGCAAATGGGGTACTTTCTGGGTGATGCAGGGTATCGTTTTTGTGCTGGGTATGTTTATCGACTGGATCGGCATTGTGCTGATCTGCTTTCCGCTGTTCCTCCCGATCTCTAAAGAATTGGGCTTCGATCCAATCTGGTTTGTAATCACGATGGCCGTTAACCTTCAGGCGTCATTCCTGACGCCGCCGTTTGGGTATGCGTTGTTTTACCTGAAAGGGATTGCACCCCAGGGGGTCCAACTCAGCCACATCTACAGAGGAATCGTGCCTTTTGTCACGTTGATGATTATCGGCCTGGCTATTTGCGCCCTGTTTCCCCAGGTAGTGTTGTGGCTTCCATCGGTATTGGTCGATTGATATCGGACCCCCCGTTTTACCGCCAAACAGTATTGCGACTCGTGATGAAATAGCGCTTGAACGGAAACCACGCTTTTTGTGAGGCCTGCGGGCAGGCAATTTTGCGATACAGCGTGAAATCCTGCGGAACACAGGACAGCCGCCCGATCTCGTACGGGTCGGGCGGATCCGGATTCGTCCAGAAAAGCCGAATCTAATGAATGAAGGTTTATATCGTGCTTTCTCTTGGAGAACGCCCGACCCAATCACGCCTTTGGCGTGATCTCCGGCGGCTTCAGACAAGTTCCCGCTGCATCGCAAAACAGCCTGCCCTCCGGCTCAGGTTTTCCCCAAAACGGGTTTTCCGTTCAGGCACTAATTATATCGGGGATTGTCGAACAGGCTGGAATGTTTCTTCGATCATCCAGCCAAACCGGCTTGTGGGGGTTCGCCTGGTAAAGCGATGGCAATGAATGCAGCAACCCTGGAAGAGACAATGTCTTGATATGAAATGATGTCCATCAAACACAACCATAACACGCTATATTTACATTGTAAAAAAACACATCAAAAAAAGTTACCCGGAAAGTTACCCGGAATTTTATATGCCTTGCCGGACAAGATGAACCCCGCCTTTTCCTTGATCCTACTTGCCATGAAACAGAAAACCCGGCATCCTCTCGGATTACCGGGTTCCGTGCTTCGCCATTCGACGTT contains these protein-coding regions:
- a CDS encoding TRAP transporter small permease subunit, which translates into the protein MRRFLGSPTIWSFEVLNQTYAIHFMIVAGFGLKYGSHVSVDLFTYKMAPKKRAYVEILGYLLFFFPFCIVCILQGYRFAATSWAMWEHSWSVFSPPLYPIKTVILITFLLILVQGIAEVIKKIFIIKGLSYD
- a CDS encoding TRAP transporter large permease, giving the protein MIDLSPEWITILMFGGLLIGLFMGHPLAFVLGGLAVIFGWIGWGPSIFYLFMNRIWGTMDNYVLLAIPLFIFMAQFLDTSGVAEDLFVALRYLLGPIRGGIGLTVVVVSTIFAACTGIIGASVVTMGLLGLPMMLRYGYQKELSCGAICAAGTLGILIPPSIMLVLMASEATLSVGKLFAGAVIPGLILASMYLGYIAIRCFINPTLGPPMSKAERGQVTNTQIFWMVMKSLVPPMILIFGVLGSLFTGIATPTEASGVGAFLAFLMVIAYRKFTWKGLREAVIKTAKTNTMVIFLLCGATCFTGVFLGIGGGDVVTDFVLGLGLGKWGTFWVMQGIVFVLGMFIDWIGIVLICFPLFLPISKELGFDPIWFVITMAVNLQASFLTPPFGYALFYLKGIAPQGVQLSHIYRGIVPFVTLMIIGLAICALFPQVVLWLPSVLVD